One part of the Clostridia bacterium genome encodes these proteins:
- a CDS encoding MarR family transcriptional regulator, whose amino-acid sequence MIGRFETFTLSLSEILSSWNKIASDEMKEYGLKGTYVIYLIALYKHPDGLTCAELSKMCNRDKGEVSRAVKALEEKGLIQRKNVTDNGYRALISLTDKGNKSTYALRERIKLAVEKGGKGLSEEQRENFYFALEKISQNLIEITKEGL is encoded by the coding sequence ATGATAGGAAGATTTGAAACATTTACACTATCGCTTAGTGAAATACTGTCAAGTTGGAATAAAATAGCAAGTGATGAGATGAAAGAATATGGGTTAAAAGGAACATATGTCATATATCTTATTGCTCTTTATAAGCATCCTGACGGTCTTACCTGTGCCGAACTTTCTAAAATGTGTAACAGGGATAAAGGCGAGGTTTCAAGAGCAGTTAAAGCACTTGAAGAAAAGGGCCTTATACAAAGAAAAAATGTAACCGACAACGGATATCGTGCGCTTATAAGCCTGACTGATAAAGGCAACAAATCAACATACGCATTAAGAGAAAGAATTAAATTGGCAGTTGAAAAAGGCGGTAAAGGGTTAAGTGAAGAGCAAAGGGAGAATTTTTACTTTGCCTTGGAAAAAATTTCTCAAAATCTTATAGAAATAACTAAAGAAGGGTTATAA
- a CDS encoding XTP/dITP diphosphatase, with the protein MKFVIATNNSGKVKDFNLILSLMGHEAVSLKDMNIEIDVEETGTTFKENSYIKAKAIYDYVKMPTIADDSGLCVDALDGAPGVYSARYGGEGLDDHGRCLKLLEEMKDKENRKARFKSAICCILDDFTVIETEGECEGTLLCEIVGENGFGYDPMFYVEKYKKTFGEVSKEEKNEISHRRKAMNKLKEELEKIL; encoded by the coding sequence GTGAAATTTGTAATAGCAACCAATAATTCGGGTAAAGTAAAAGACTTTAATCTTATCTTATCTTTAATGGGGCATGAGGCAGTGTCTTTAAAAGATATGAATATAGAAATAGATGTAGAGGAAACAGGAACTACATTTAAAGAAAATTCTTATATAAAAGCAAAAGCAATTTACGATTATGTAAAAATGCCTACCATAGCCGACGACTCAGGTCTTTGCGTGGATGCACTTGACGGTGCTCCGGGAGTGTACTCTGCAAGATACGGAGGAGAAGGGCTTGACGACCACGGAAGATGCTTAAAACTTTTAGAAGAAATGAAAGATAAAGAAAACAGAAAAGCGCGTTTTAAAAGTGCAATATGCTGTATTTTAGATGATTTTACCGTAATAGAAACAGAGGGCGAATGTGAAGGAACACTCCTTTGTGAAATAGTCGGCGAAAACGGTTTTGGCTATGACCCTATGTTCTATGTTGAAAAGTATAAAAAAACATTCGGCGAAGTATCCAAGGAAGAAAAAAATGAAATAAGCCATCGAAGAAAGGCAATGAATAAACTAAAAGAGGAACTTGAAAAGATACTATGA
- a CDS encoding deoxyguanosinetriphosphate triphosphohydrolase, producing the protein MNIREMTEEREYELLSLYAAKSRETLGRQIKEPLCEIRTEYRRDVDRITHSKAFRRLMHKTQVFISPSDDHYRTRLTHTLEVSQIARTIARGLFLNEALTEAIAYAHDLGHTPFGHIGEEVLNEICENGFCHNEQSLRVVDYFEKENGLNLTYEVRDGIVNHTGKNIPKTSEGNIVRLADRIAYINHDIDDAIRAGILSKDSIPKKFIKSLGSKHSIRINTMILDVLSNSENGEIKMSKSISELTDELRDFMFENVYLSQAVRKKEDKCKGIVKFLYEYFYKNVNLLPVEYLKRLDSDGKAVTVCDYIAGMTDRYAITTYEEKFLKSEIL; encoded by the coding sequence ATGAATATAAGAGAAATGACCGAAGAAAGAGAATATGAACTTCTATCTTTATACGCTGCAAAATCAAGAGAAACTCTTGGCAGACAAATAAAAGAGCCTTTATGCGAAATAAGAACGGAATACAGAAGGGATGTAGACAGGATAACACATTCCAAAGCGTTCAGGCGTCTTATGCATAAAACACAGGTGTTTATATCTCCGTCAGACGACCATTACAGAACAAGGCTTACTCACACATTGGAGGTTTCCCAGATTGCAAGAACTATTGCAAGAGGTCTTTTTTTAAACGAAGCGTTAACAGAAGCCATAGCATACGCTCATGACTTAGGGCATACACCTTTCGGGCATATAGGCGAAGAAGTGCTTAACGAAATATGCGAAAACGGGTTTTGCCATAATGAGCAGAGTTTAAGAGTGGTGGACTATTTTGAAAAGGAAAACGGTCTTAACTTAACCTATGAGGTAAGGGACGGAATAGTTAACCATACAGGGAAAAATATTCCCAAAACCAGTGAGGGAAACATTGTGCGTCTGGCAGACAGAATTGCATATATAAATCACGATATTGACGATGCAATAAGAGCAGGTATTTTATCAAAAGACTCAATTCCAAAAAAGTTTATCAAAAGCCTTGGCAGTAAACACAGCATAAGAATAAATACAATGATTTTAGATGTTTTGTCAAACTCAGAAAACGGAGAAATAAAAATGAGTAAGTCTATATCTGAACTTACCGACGAACTTCGCGACTTTATGTTTGAAAATGTTTATTTATCACAGGCAGTAAGAAAAAAAGAGGATAAATGCAAAGGGATAGTAAAATTTTTATACGAGTATTTTTATAAAAATGTTAACCTGCTCCCTGTAGAATATTTAAAAAGACTTGACTCTGACGGCAAGGCAGTAACCGTTTGTGATTATATTGCAGGTATGACAGACAGGTATGCAATAACGACATATGAAGAAAAATTTTTAAAATCAGAAATCTTATAA
- the rpoD gene encoding RNA polymerase sigma factor RpoD produces MSEVVSKRAVIKELLELGKANSKITLGELNDRLSEIDLNVEDIEKIYEKLEKMGVEIVNDGEGENPEDMDFKEHEVEEIILQDGVGIDDHVRMYLKEIGKVPLLSTEEEIMYAKRMAEGDETAKQMLAEANLRLVVSIAKRYVGRGMLFLDLIQEGNLGLIKAVEKFDFTKGFKFSTYATWWIRQAITRAIADQARTIRIPVHMVETINKLLRVSRQLLQELGRDPTPEELSKHLNMSVEKVREIQKISQDPVSLETPIGEEEDSHLGDFIQDSDAQSPADAAAYTLLKEQFQEVLSTLTPREARVLKLRFGLEDGQMRTLEEVGREFNVTRERIRQIEAKALRKLRHPSRSKKLKDFLN; encoded by the coding sequence ATGTCTGAAGTAGTGAGTAAAAGAGCGGTTATTAAAGAACTCTTAGAACTTGGCAAAGCCAACAGTAAAATCACATTGGGAGAACTTAATGACCGTCTTAGTGAAATCGACTTAAATGTTGAAGATATCGAAAAGATTTACGAAAAACTCGAAAAAATGGGAGTTGAAATCGTAAATGATGGGGAAGGGGAAAACCCTGAGGATATGGACTTTAAAGAACACGAGGTTGAAGAGATAATTCTTCAGGACGGTGTTGGAATAGATGACCATGTCAGAATGTACTTAAAAGAAATAGGTAAAGTTCCTCTTTTATCAACAGAAGAAGAAATTATGTATGCAAAGCGTATGGCAGAGGGGGATGAAACTGCCAAGCAAATGCTTGCAGAAGCAAACTTAAGGCTTGTTGTTTCTATTGCCAAAAGATATGTAGGAAGAGGAATGCTTTTCTTAGATCTTATTCAGGAAGGTAATTTAGGTCTTATCAAAGCAGTAGAAAAGTTTGACTTTACAAAAGGCTTTAAATTTTCCACATATGCAACATGGTGGATAAGACAGGCGATTACCCGTGCTATTGCTGACCAGGCAAGAACTATAAGAATTCCTGTTCATATGGTTGAAACTATCAATAAACTGTTAAGAGTATCAAGACAACTTTTACAGGAACTTGGAAGAGACCCTACACCTGAAGAACTTTCAAAGCATCTTAATATGTCAGTTGAAAAGGTTAGAGAAATTCAGAAAATCAGTCAGGACCCTGTATCTTTAGAAACTCCAATCGGCGAAGAAGAAGACAGCCACTTAGGAGATTTCATCCAGGATTCAGATGCTCAATCTCCTGCTGATGCTGCCGCATATACTCTTTTAAAAGAACAGTTCCAGGAAGTTCTAAGCACCCTAACCCCAAGAGAAGCAAGAGTTCTAAAACTTCGTTTCGGCCTAGAAGACGGTCAGATGCGCACATTGGAAGAAGTGGGCAGAGAATTTAATGTAACCCGTGAAAGAATAAGACAGATTGAAGCAAAAGCATTAAGAAAATTAAGACATCCAAGCAGAAGCAAAAAATTAAAAGATTTCCTTAATTAA
- a CDS encoding DegV family protein has protein sequence MKTRIIVDSTMDLTKEIKEKVTVVPLMVHFGDEEFIDGVTIKHNEFYEKLETSSFHPSTSQASPDAFMKVFDTVSEDEEAVVITLSHKLSGTFQSANIASEDYNNIHIVDTGSVTIGGGILVERALQLVDEGHSAKEIKEILEKEKEKIVIFALLDTLEYLKRGGRISKTAAFAGTLLNLKPVLLVVDGEITSIGKARGNKQGNALVIKEIENAGGVNLDKPVLLGYSGVSDEHLLKFKEDSKNLFGGRDVPYTSVGSVIGTHAGPGAVIVAFFKN, from the coding sequence ATGAAAACAAGAATTATAGTGGATTCCACAATGGATTTAACAAAAGAAATTAAAGAAAAAGTAACAGTTGTTCCTCTTATGGTGCATTTCGGAGATGAGGAATTTATCGACGGGGTAACCATCAAGCACAACGAATTTTATGAAAAGTTAGAAACATCATCTTTTCATCCGTCAACAAGCCAGGCATCTCCTGATGCATTTATGAAAGTTTTTGATACTGTTAGCGAAGACGAAGAAGCAGTTGTTATAACTTTATCTCATAAATTATCAGGAACATTCCAGAGCGCTAATATTGCCTCTGAGGACTATAACAATATACATATAGTAGACACAGGAAGCGTTACTATTGGCGGCGGAATACTTGTTGAGAGAGCACTGCAACTTGTAGACGAAGGGCATAGTGCAAAGGAAATCAAAGAAATATTAGAAAAGGAAAAAGAAAAAATAGTTATATTTGCACTTCTTGACACATTGGAGTATTTAAAAAGAGGAGGAAGAATTTCCAAAACTGCCGCTTTTGCAGGTACACTTCTTAATTTAAAGCCTGTTCTTTTAGTAGTAGACGGAGAAATCACATCAATAGGAAAAGCAAGAGGTAATAAACAGGGTAATGCACTTGTTATAAAAGAAATAGAAAATGCAGGTGGAGTAAACCTTGATAAACCTGTTTTGTTAGGTTATTCCGGCGTAAGTGATGAACATTTATTAAAGTTTAAAGAAGATTCCAAAAATCTTTTCGGTGGAAGAGATGTCCCTTATACTTCTGTCGGAAGTGTTATCGGTACTCATGCAGGTCCTGGTGCAGTTATTGTAGCATTTTTTAAAAATTAA
- a CDS encoding YitT family protein — MNLIKKFFRGIEATKLLLLTIAGFINAFGITVFLTPVKLYDSGISGTSMLISQISPEWLSLPLCLLLLNIPLFIFGYKKQGKLFTIYSLYTISMYALGAWLITDILPLDVSFASPLAGEDLLLCALFGGLISGVGSGLTIRFGGAIDGVEVMSVVFAKRLGVTVGTFVMVYNVILYVICGIVLKNWILPLYSIVTYGAGLKTIDFIVEGLDRSKAAMIITTKPEQICYELMKEFECGATKISVRGGYSDEDKTMIYFILDRFQIAKMRNIVHNIDKGAFITITEVADVFKFNID, encoded by the coding sequence ATGAATTTAATTAAAAAATTTTTTAGAGGAATTGAAGCAACAAAGTTATTGTTGCTTACAATAGCAGGTTTTATAAACGCATTCGGTATTACGGTTTTTTTAACTCCGGTTAAGTTATATGACAGTGGAATTTCAGGGACTTCAATGCTTATTTCCCAGATTTCGCCCGAGTGGCTTTCTTTGCCTTTATGTCTGCTTTTACTTAATATTCCTTTATTTATATTCGGTTATAAAAAGCAAGGAAAACTTTTTACCATTTATTCTTTATATACAATTTCTATGTATGCATTGGGAGCATGGCTTATTACAGATATATTGCCTTTAGATGTGTCTTTCGCATCTCCTCTTGCGGGGGAAGACTTGCTTTTATGCGCTCTTTTTGGTGGACTTATCTCAGGGGTGGGAAGCGGTCTTACTATCCGTTTCGGTGGCGCTATTGACGGTGTAGAAGTTATGTCTGTGGTATTTGCCAAAAGATTGGGCGTTACAGTTGGCACATTTGTAATGGTGTATAATGTTATACTCTATGTTATATGCGGAATAGTGCTTAAAAACTGGATACTTCCTTTGTATTCAATCGTTACTTACGGAGCAGGGCTTAAAACAATAGACTTTATCGTAGAGGGTCTTGACCGTTCAAAAGCAGCAATGATTATAACCACAAAGCCGGAACAGATTTGCTATGAACTTATGAAAGAATTTGAATGTGGCGCAACTAAAATATCCGTTAGGGGTGGATATTCGGATGAAGATAAAACTATGATTTATTTTATCCTTGACCGTTTCCAGATTGCAAAAATGAGAAATATTGTTCATAATATTGATAAA
- a CDS encoding DNA primase, with the protein MALYFDDMLLEEIRQRNDIIDLVSMYTDLKQSGNRFLGLCPFHKEKTPSFFVNKDDQLYYCFGCHEGGNIINFVEKINNLDFIEAVKFLAERGGVPLPEENGEISKEHQLKKDIYEINKTSAIYFHNNLMKDENALKYLTDRGLDMKTIKNFGLGYAKSTYDDLYNHLKLNKFSEWAMLKAGVISKKESRVYDFFRSRIIFPVIDLRGNVIAFSGRVMDDSLPKYLNTGETEAFKKRQNLFGLNLAKNSKADYIILAEGQMDVIALHKFGFNSAVASLGTAFCEDHAKLIKRYAKKVIICYDNDLAGKNAVTKAAEYLLFEGIDVNVAILKGGKDPDEILKKSGSEYFLKLLKDAPTYMEYLLDIEKEKVDITSIEGKINYARIATVHLSKLSDSLERELYIKKLSRELDISEELIYSELKKITSKNKKFEEKKTEVKENIKRRNESNEDKIRNNLDVCEGELINILINSITWFKRLKDHVACSYFSFDLYNKTVKILGELLLEKGGYDVNMVLDRLPDLEKSKIAKLKMKSLNYEVNEKNVSDLLKRINYLKNQFNVVKADSLEELNAQLHKLKEKTDKK; encoded by the coding sequence GTGGCGCTGTATTTCGACGATATGCTTTTAGAAGAAATCAGGCAGAGAAATGATATTATAGATTTAGTTTCTATGTATACCGATTTAAAGCAAAGCGGTAATAGATTTTTGGGGTTGTGTCCTTTCCACAAGGAAAAAACCCCCTCTTTTTTTGTGAATAAAGACGACCAGTTATACTATTGCTTCGGTTGCCACGAGGGCGGAAATATAATCAATTTTGTTGAAAAAATCAATAATCTTGATTTTATAGAAGCAGTAAAATTTCTTGCAGAAAGAGGCGGAGTTCCTCTCCCTGAAGAAAACGGAGAAATATCCAAAGAACATCAGTTAAAAAAAGATATATATGAAATCAATAAAACTTCGGCTATCTATTTCCATAATAACTTAATGAAAGATGAAAATGCCCTTAAGTATCTTACCGACAGGGGCCTTGATATGAAAACTATCAAGAATTTCGGGTTAGGTTATGCCAAAAGTACATATGACGACCTTTATAATCATCTTAAACTTAATAAGTTTTCCGAATGGGCAATGTTAAAGGCAGGAGTTATATCTAAAAAGGAATCAAGAGTTTATGACTTTTTCAGAAGCAGAATTATTTTTCCTGTTATAGATTTAAGGGGAAATGTTATAGCATTCAGCGGAAGAGTTATGGACGATAGTCTTCCTAAATATTTAAACACAGGCGAAACCGAAGCCTTTAAAAAAAGGCAGAACTTATTCGGCTTAAACCTTGCTAAAAATTCCAAAGCCGATTATATCATTCTTGCCGAAGGGCAGATGGATGTTATAGCACTTCATAAATTCGGCTTTAACAGTGCAGTTGCATCGCTTGGCACTGCATTTTGTGAAGACCACGCTAAACTTATTAAAAGATATGCCAAAAAGGTTATAATCTGTTATGATAACGACTTGGCAGGAAAGAATGCTGTAACCAAAGCAGCAGAGTATCTTCTCTTTGAGGGGATAGATGTTAATGTTGCTATTTTAAAAGGTGGGAAAGACCCTGACGAAATTTTAAAAAAATCAGGAAGCGAATATTTTTTAAAACTTTTAAAAGATGCGCCGACATATATGGAATATCTTTTAGATATAGAAAAAGAAAAGGTGGATATCACATCTATCGAAGGGAAAATTAATTACGCAAGAATTGCAACCGTGCATCTTAGCAAACTTTCCGATTCTTTAGAACGTGAACTTTACATAAAAAAACTGTCAAGAGAACTTGATATAAGCGAAGAACTAATTTATAGCGAACTTAAAAAGATTACATCGAAAAACAAGAAGTTTGAAGAGAAAAAAACCGAGGTTAAAGAAAACATAAAAAGAAGAAACGAATCAAACGAAGATAAGATAAGAAATAACCTTGATGTGTGCGAGGGGGAACTTATCAATATATTAATAAACAGTATAACCTGGTTTAAAAGATTAAAAGACCATGTTGCCTGTTCCTATTTTTCTTTTGACCTTTATAATAAGACAGTAAAAATACTGGGCGAACTTCTTTTGGAAAAAGGCGGATATGATGTCAATATGGTGTTGGACAGGCTGCCCGATTTAGAAAAATCAAAAATAGCAAAACTTAAAATGAAAAGTTTAAATTATGAAGTTAACGAAAAGAATGTGTCCGACCTTTTAAAGAGAATAAATTATCTTAAAAATCAGTTTAATGTCGTAAAAGCAGATTCTTTGGAAGAATTAAACGCTCAACTTCATAAATTGAAAGAAAAAACAGATAAAAAATAA
- a CDS encoding cell wall hydrolase translates to MKKLLLTLILIFTLTLPANAYYTTDYLVPYTLSVNGNVIETEDNSYIIDNTAYAPIRFVLNAIGIYEMEWDNSERSVTFSHNDTVVKLYEGYDYAFINDTQVKLDNLVLINNDRTLVPVRFVSELFGFYVDWNNTFYIVNLVKDELKVDEGIIEKDYNLDDVMWLSRIIEAESSGEPFSGKIAVGNVILNRVKCDEFPDTISEVIFDRKFGVQFQPVANNKIYNTPSNESVMAALLAIRDVNLAGDSLYFLNPVIATNRWILNNRTYYTTINNHDFYL, encoded by the coding sequence ATGAAAAAATTATTACTTACTCTTATACTTATATTTACTTTAACATTACCTGCCAATGCATATTATACTACAGATTATTTAGTTCCATACACACTTAGTGTTAACGGAAATGTTATAGAAACAGAAGACAACAGTTATATAATTGATAACACTGCTTATGCACCCATAAGATTTGTTTTAAACGCTATCGGGATTTACGAAATGGAATGGGATAATTCTGAAAGAAGCGTTACATTTTCTCATAACGATACTGTGGTTAAACTTTATGAAGGATATGATTATGCTTTTATAAACGATACACAAGTTAAACTGGATAATTTAGTTCTAATAAATAATGACCGTACACTTGTTCCTGTTCGTTTTGTATCAGAACTTTTTGGTTTTTATGTAGACTGGAATAACACTTTTTATATTGTAAACCTTGTTAAAGACGAACTTAAAGTGGACGAGGGTATAATAGAGAAAGACTACAATTTAGATGATGTTATGTGGCTTTCAAGAATTATTGAGGCAGAAAGTTCAGGAGAACCTTTTTCAGGAAAAATTGCAGTAGGAAATGTTATTTTAAACCGTGTTAAATGTGATGAATTTCCTGACACTATTTCAGAAGTTATATTTGACAGGAAATTCGGCGTACAATTTCAGCCTGTGGCAAACAATAAAATTTATAATACCCCCTCTAACGAAAGTGTAATGGCAGCACTTCTTGCTATAAGGGATGTTAATCTGGCAGGAGACAGTTTGTATTTTCTAAACCCTGTTATAGCAACTAACAGATGGATATTAAATAACAGAACATATTATACAACTATAAATAACCACGATTTTTATTTATAA